One Hippoglossus hippoglossus isolate fHipHip1 chromosome 13, fHipHip1.pri, whole genome shotgun sequence genomic window carries:
- the zgc:162730 gene encoding mRNA decay activator protein ZFP36, protein MSEMLDDIFRKNFLNLSMDEALLATQSQLKVPGQSRLKRSPSLFDPPSPPESSNHSLSNEHVNGDDSGSPFWHPANIWSQAPISKPKQPPFRPDRSMSLTESSSTLLSSFAQLKNLEAFPLGPATTVAPPPGFPPSSSFLAQIQPTLSSNRYKTELCRGFQETGSCKYGSKCQFAHGEDEVRGLNRHPKYKTEPCRTFYNFGYCPYGSRCHFIHEEKSSGGPLPSKFSNQRQPNLTCPSGQNPRHQLRQSVSFAGFLGSSRSSSPPSFPSSFNDLNLGFSRAPSVSPPPTDLLSPVFADSPALGAAFQFGNHQTRASAGDIHNIPIIQEPKASRCVCGHGNNFNSNNSRGFGNLEADGHHQDSNTLFPGSGGHGAFMKPTALQRFSSEDSLEDSYSSSSGSSSGGSSGTESPTFDGSATKRLTVFERLSLSD, encoded by the exons ATGTCCGAAATGCTCGACGACATCTTCAGGAAG AACTTCCTGAACTTGTCCATGGACGAAGCCTTACTTGCCACACAGTCTCAACTCAAAGTCCCAGGGCAGAGTCGCCTGAAGCGGTCGCCCTCCCTCTtcgaccccccctcccctcccgaGTCCTCCAACCACAGCTTGAGCAACGAGCATGTCAACGGCGATGACAGCGGCAGCCCCTTCTGGCATCCCGCCAACATCTGGAGCCAGGCCCCCATCTCCAAACCGAAGCAGCCGCCCTTCAGGCCCGACCGCTCCATGAGCCTGACGGAGTCCAGCAGCACCCTGCTCTCCTCGTTCGCACAACTGAAGAACCTGGAGGCTTTTCCCTTGGGTCCTGCGACAACTGTGGCACCCCCGCCAGGCTTCCCTCCATCGTCCTCCTTTTTGGCCCAGATCCAACCAACGCTGTCCTCTAACCGTTACAAGACTGAATTGTGCCGCGGCTTCCAGGAGACCGGCAGCTGCAAGTATGGCAGTAAGTGCCAGTTTGCCCACGGCGAGGACGAGGTGAGAGGACTTAACCGCCACCCCAAGTACAAGACGGAGCCGTGCAGAACCTTCTACAACTTTGGCTATTGCCCCTACGGCTCACGTTGCCACTTCATCCATGAGGAGAAAAGCAGTGGAGGTCCATTACCCTCCAAATTCTCAAACCAGCGACAGCCAAATCTCACATGTCCCAGTGGTCAGAATCCACGCCACCAGCTCCGCCAGAGTGTCAGTTTTGCTGGCTTTCTAGGCTCTTCACGCagctcatctcctccatcattCCCTTCATCCTTCAACGATCTTAACCTGGGCTTCAGCCGtgctccctctgtttctccaccTCCCACCGATCTCCTCTCTCCAGTGTTTGCCGACTCCCCTGCGCTGGGAGCAGCATTCCAGTTTGGCAACCATCAGACCCGAGCCAGCGCCGGAGACATCCACAACATTCCTATCATCCAGGAGCCAAAAGCCTCGCGCTGTGTGTGTGGCCATGGGAATAACtttaacagcaacaacagcagaggTTTTGGCAACTTGGAGGCGGACGGGCACCACCAGGACAGCAACACGCTGTTTCCTGGCTCTGGAGGCCACGGGGCTTTCATGAAGCCTACtgcactccagcgtttctccTCTGAGGACTCCCTGGAGGACAGCTACAGCAGCTCTAGCGGAAGCTCCAGCGGAGGCTCCAGCGGAACCGAGTCCCCAACGTTTGACGGGTCAGCCACCAAGAGGCTCACTGTGTTCGAACGTCTGTCCCTGTCTGACTAA